A stretch of Flavobacterium sp. N1994 DNA encodes these proteins:
- the rfbB gene encoding dTDP-glucose 4,6-dehydratase, with protein sequence MKKILITGGAGFIGSHVVRRFVTKYPNYQIFNLDALTYAGNLENIADIDQSPNYTFVKGDIVDADFITDLFQKHQFDGVLHLAAESHVDRSITDPLAFVKTNVIGTMNLLNAAKTIWKDNFEGKRFYHISTDEVYGSLGAEGLFTETTPYDPNSPYSASKASSDHFVRAYGETYGLPYVITNCSNNYGPNHFPEKLVPLFIHNIINNKSLPVYGDGKYTRDWLFVIDHAIAIDLVFHEGKNHETYNIGGFNEWQNIDLVKLLCRQMDVKLGRPAGESEKLITYVKDRPGHDLRYAIDATKINKELGWKPSVTFEQGIEKTIDWYLSNEEWLKNVTSGDYQTYYEKQYQ encoded by the coding sequence ATGAAGAAGATATTAATTACAGGTGGTGCAGGTTTTATTGGTTCTCACGTAGTGAGACGATTTGTTACCAAATATCCAAATTATCAAATTTTTAATCTGGATGCCCTGACTTATGCGGGCAATCTAGAAAATATTGCAGATATTGATCAATCACCCAATTACACTTTTGTTAAAGGGGATATCGTTGATGCTGATTTTATTACTGATTTATTCCAAAAACATCAATTTGATGGCGTATTGCATTTGGCTGCGGAGTCTCATGTTGACCGCTCTATTACCGACCCGTTGGCCTTTGTTAAAACCAATGTTATTGGTACCATGAACTTATTGAATGCCGCTAAAACCATTTGGAAAGACAACTTTGAAGGAAAGCGTTTTTATCACATTTCTACCGATGAGGTTTATGGAAGTTTAGGAGCTGAGGGATTGTTTACTGAAACGACTCCTTATGATCCAAACTCTCCTTATTCAGCATCAAAAGCGAGTTCTGACCATTTTGTGAGAGCATATGGAGAGACTTATGGCTTGCCTTATGTAATTACAAATTGTTCTAATAATTACGGACCTAATCATTTCCCTGAGAAATTGGTTCCGTTATTTATTCACAACATCATTAATAATAAATCATTGCCTGTTTATGGCGATGGTAAATATACACGTGATTGGTTATTTGTAATTGATCATGCTATTGCTATTGATTTAGTTTTCCATGAAGGAAAGAATCATGAGACTTATAATATAGGTGGTTTCAACGAATGGCAAAATATTGATTTGGTAAAATTACTTTGCCGTCAAATGGATGTAAAGCTAGGTCGCCCAGCAGGTGAATCTGAAAAGTTAATTACTTACGTAAAAGACAGACCCGGACACGATTTACGTTATGCTATAGACGCTACTAAAATCAACAAAGAGTTAGGGTGGAAGCCTTCTGTAACTTTTGAACAAGGTATAGAAAAAACTATTGACTGGTATTTGTCTAATGAAGAATGGCTTAAAAACGTTACTTCAGGAGATTATCAAACGTATTATGAAAAGCAATATCAATAA
- a CDS encoding MopE-related protein has translation MKKLLLYLVLLTPLFSFSQVFREWTGSGNNWSTTSNWTSGGITYAQLEWKGNGLATSNNDAGNPFSAWRLFFTGAKSYTITGNPVSLFDFSTNNSWVLSQSTVAQTINNTVNFYDAGSRTSWITTQNSGSLTFGGAIDIGGGVTALRIAGSNTSGTITINGNITGTSKPIDIGTDELGNVQTNTRVFFNGTNSYSGPTTIYGGTLSISNNAALGTAGLNVGNGANTSTFAVTGTTTRTQNINIIDNSSAGVIDVSSGQSFTLSGNLTGGANNGTKYGKDGSGTLVVNGSSNTYNGQIQIGNGTVRVQTGLGTNTSTSNRGVDLGLNVGDVATTNNVNLQAINGVTVGHSIYVAPNTSGATRTISLSGSGSCTFNNEIYLGGNVTFDGGSGTLNLTGNIINTSGVIVNGGTVVYSGNNKTYTGATNVTAGTLSVVKSGYTATITTSGLSVAFSPAPARGNYTILPGALSSASTLSTTGLGAGQTASFNASTGVLTVNDTPTVSLVSNDADNTFCLGTSVTFTATAANVGGGTVSYNFKVNGSSVQSSSSNVYTTTGITNGQAVTVDITVTGGTFLSSTTATSNSISNTVQSPPASAGSNGTLTICSTTTLTTGLLFGALTGSPAIGGTWSPAPAGAGTYTYTQAAISPCSGNNTATVVVTVQPAPASAGTNGTLTVCAGTTPSNAQLFAALGGSPAAGGTWSNVGLVYTYTQAATSPCTVNNTATVTVTEQALPASAGSNGTLTICSTTPLTTGLLFSALTGSPAAGGTWSPALAGAGTYTYTQAATSPCTVNNTATVVVTVQPAPASAGTNGTLTVCAGTTPSNAQLFAALGGSPAAGGTWSNIGLVYTYTQTAISPCAVNNTATVTVTEQALPASAGSNGTLTICSTTPLTTGLLFGALTGSPAAGGTWSPALSGAGTYTYTQAATSPCTVDNTATVVVTVQPAPASAGSNGTLTICSTTTLTTGLLFGALGGSPAAGGTWSPAPAGAGTYTYTQAATSPCSADNTATVVVTVQPTPASAGSNGTLSICSTTTLTTGLLFGALTGSPAAGGTWSPAPTGAGTYTYTQSATSPCSVNNTATVVVSVVSALTWYQDLDGDGYGNSAVSQVTCSNLAPAYSLLGGDCNDAVATINPGVTEICYNNIDDNCSGAMSEGCAPVVVNMTASYNNTTLLSLSTAIPAVGYTYPGTSNIKYRFSITNVTTNVTSSDIIQASRYVTIPASLHVYGATYTIKVSAVINDEVVPFYGNTITVTGPTVQLITLSSASCGATLASLSSTISANGGLNATGYTFRIRLTSDSGPTPTYGFSSSATRFVGANTFAGFPLQYNTSYQVAVKYTYNDPVTSLPVEAPYGAECTVSTPSIPLIGLAAPTCGSQVATMNAGITASPAAYATGYRFRIRLTSDNGPTPTYYYSLPNASRFSSLVAFQGITLAYNTQYSIAVEYSILNNSVTQWSGFGSECIVQTPFFPTTSLVPSQCGLATPTSLTQQLNITPYPGFPNYKVKLDEISGESITNSQEIVITYSNFRLNQFSIAQLGKNYNVSVAIKLNGVFGDYSTACDLFTAAPSRTVKLPFKASAYPNPFANNFMLDVTTSSKSVVGVKVYDMVGRLIEQREVSVTDLENATIGDRYPSGVYNVVVSQEDSIETVRVVKR, from the coding sequence ATGAAAAAATTATTACTTTATTTAGTATTGTTAACTCCTTTATTTTCTTTTTCTCAAGTATTTAGAGAATGGACTGGTTCAGGAAACAATTGGAGTACCACTTCAAACTGGACTTCTGGTGGGATTACTTATGCCCAATTAGAATGGAAAGGGAATGGATTAGCCACAAGTAACAATGATGCTGGTAATCCATTTAGTGCTTGGAGACTTTTTTTTACAGGTGCAAAATCGTATACGATTACTGGTAATCCTGTGAGTCTATTTGATTTTAGTACTAATAATAGTTGGGTGTTGAGTCAGTCTACTGTAGCTCAAACTATAAATAACACAGTAAATTTTTATGATGCTGGGTCAAGAACATCCTGGATAACCACTCAAAATTCAGGAAGCCTTACTTTTGGAGGGGCTATAGATATAGGTGGTGGAGTTACTGCTCTAAGAATTGCAGGAAGTAATACAAGCGGTACAATCACCATTAATGGAAATATAACTGGAACTAGTAAACCCATTGATATTGGAACTGATGAATTAGGAAATGTTCAAACTAATACACGTGTGTTTTTTAATGGAACGAATTCGTATTCAGGTCCTACAACCATTTATGGAGGGACTTTGTCTATTTCAAATAATGCAGCATTAGGGACGGCAGGTTTAAATGTCGGGAATGGAGCGAATACCTCCACTTTCGCAGTGACTGGAACTACAACAAGAACACAAAATATTAATATTATTGATAATTCCTCTGCGGGTGTTATTGATGTTTCTTCTGGACAATCATTTACCTTAAGTGGAAATTTAACAGGAGGTGCTAATAATGGTACAAAATACGGAAAAGATGGATCAGGAACGTTAGTGGTTAATGGTTCATCTAATACTTATAATGGACAAATACAAATTGGAAACGGAACTGTTAGAGTTCAAACTGGTTTAGGAACAAATACTTCTACCAGCAACCGAGGGGTAGATTTGGGATTAAACGTTGGTGATGTTGCAACAACGAATAATGTTAATTTACAAGCCATAAATGGAGTAACTGTTGGTCATTCTATTTATGTTGCTCCTAATACAAGTGGAGCCACTAGAACAATAAGTTTATCTGGATCAGGAAGCTGTACATTTAATAATGAAATTTATTTAGGTGGTAATGTAACTTTTGATGGTGGTTCTGGAACCCTAAACTTAACAGGAAATATTATTAATACAAGTGGTGTAATCGTTAATGGTGGAACAGTTGTTTATTCTGGTAATAATAAAACTTACACTGGAGCAACCAATGTTACAGCAGGAACACTAAGTGTCGTAAAATCAGGTTATACTGCTACAATTACTACTTCTGGTTTGAGTGTTGCATTTAGCCCTGCTCCTGCTAGAGGTAACTACACTATTTTACCTGGAGCTCTTAGCAGTGCCTCTACTTTATCAACTACTGGTTTAGGAGCTGGTCAAACAGCAAGTTTTAATGCTTCAACAGGAGTATTAACGGTAAATGATACACCAACAGTTTCTTTAGTTAGTAACGATGCTGATAATACATTTTGTTTAGGAACTAGCGTAACTTTTACTGCTACCGCTGCTAATGTTGGAGGAGGGACAGTTTCTTATAATTTTAAAGTAAATGGAAGTTCTGTACAAAGTTCTTCATCAAATGTTTATACAACAACAGGAATAACTAATGGACAAGCAGTAACAGTTGACATTACGGTTACTGGAGGAACGTTTTTATCCTCAACTACAGCTACTAGCAATTCTATTTCAAATACGGTTCAATCACCTCCAGCTAGTGCAGGAAGTAATGGTACCTTAACAATCTGTTCTACTACTACTTTAACCACAGGATTGTTGTTTGGAGCCTTAACCGGTTCACCAGCAATAGGAGGAACATGGTCACCAGCTCCAGCAGGTGCGGGAACGTATACTTATACTCAAGCAGCTATTTCACCATGTTCAGGTAATAATACCGCAACAGTAGTGGTAACGGTTCAACCAGCACCAGCCAGTGCAGGAACTAATGGAACTTTAACGGTTTGCGCAGGAACTACTCCTAGTAATGCACAATTGTTTGCTGCTTTAGGAGGTTCGCCAGCAGCAGGAGGTACTTGGTCAAACGTTGGATTGGTTTATACTTATACTCAAGCTGCCACTTCACCATGTACTGTTAATAATACAGCTACCGTAACTGTTACTGAACAAGCCTTACCAGCAAGTGCAGGAAGTAATGGTACCTTAACAATCTGTTCTACTACTCCTTTGACCACAGGATTGTTGTTTAGTGCCTTAACTGGTTCACCAGCAGCAGGAGGAACTTGGTCACCAGCTTTGGCAGGTGCAGGAACTTATACTTATACTCAAGCGGCCACTTCGCCATGTACTGTTAATAATACAGCTACAGTAGTTGTTACGGTTCAACCAGCACCAGCAAGTGCAGGGACAAATGGAACTTTAACTGTTTGTGCAGGTACAACACCAAGTAATGCACAATTATTTGCTGCTTTAGGAGGTTCGCCAGCAGCAGGAGGAACTTGGTCTAATATAGGATTGGTTTATACTTATACACAAACTGCTATTTCACCTTGTGCTGTTAATAATACAGCTACAGTAACTGTTACTGAACAAGCCTTACCAGCAAGTGCAGGAAGTAATGGTACATTAACGATCTGTTCTACTACTCCTTTGACTACAGGATTGTTGTTTGGAGCTTTAACAGGTTCACCAGCGGCAGGAGGAACTTGGTCACCAGCTTTGTCAGGTGCAGGAACCTATACTTATACTCAAGCTGCTACTTCACCATGTACCGTTGATAATACAGCTACAGTTGTGGTTACGGTTCAACCAGCACCAGCCAGTGCAGGAAGTAACGGTACTTTAACTATTTGTTCTACGACTACTTTAACTACAGGATTGTTGTTTGGAGCCTTAGGTGGTTCTCCAGCAGCAGGCGGGACTTGGTCACCAGCACCAGCAGGGGCAGGAACGTATACATATACACAAGCAGCTACATCACCATGTAGTGCTGATAATACAGCTACAGTAGTGGTTACCGTTCAGCCAACACCAGCTAGTGCAGGAAGTAACGGAACATTATCTATTTGTTCTACGACTACTTTAACAACAGGATTGTTGTTTGGTGCCTTAACAGGTTCACCAGCAGCAGGAGGAACATGGTCACCAGCTCCAACAGGGGCAGGAACCTATACTTATACACAATCAGCTACTTCACCATGTTCAGTTAATAATACAGCTACAGTAGTAGTATCTGTAGTAAGTGCTCTAACATGGTATCAAGATTTAGATGGTGATGGTTATGGTAATTCAGCGGTTAGTCAAGTAACTTGTTCTAATCTTGCTCCAGCTTATAGTCTTTTAGGTGGAGATTGTAATGATGCTGTGGCCACTATTAATCCAGGAGTAACAGAGATTTGTTATAACAATATTGATGATAATTGTAGTGGAGCAATGTCTGAAGGATGTGCGCCAGTAGTTGTAAATATGACAGCTTCATACAACAATACCACATTATTATCATTGTCAACAGCCATTCCAGCAGTAGGATATACTTATCCAGGAACTTCGAATATTAAATATCGTTTTTCTATCACTAATGTAACTACTAATGTTACCTCGTCAGATATTATTCAAGCCTCACGTTATGTAACTATTCCAGCATCACTTCATGTATATGGTGCTACCTATACTATTAAAGTATCAGCAGTGATTAATGACGAAGTTGTTCCGTTCTACGGAAATACTATAACAGTAACTGGACCAACCGTTCAATTGATTACTTTGAGTTCAGCAAGTTGTGGCGCTACATTAGCTAGTTTATCTTCTACAATTTCAGCTAATGGCGGATTGAATGCTACAGGGTATACTTTCCGTATTCGATTGACAAGTGATAGTGGACCAACACCGACGTATGGTTTCTCTTCTTCAGCCACTCGTTTTGTGGGAGCTAACACATTTGCTGGTTTCCCATTACAGTATAATACAAGTTATCAAGTAGCTGTAAAATATACTTACAATGATCCAGTAACTAGTTTACCAGTAGAAGCGCCTTATGGAGCTGAATGTACAGTTTCAACGCCATCGATTCCATTAATTGGATTGGCAGCACCAACTTGTGGTTCACAAGTAGCTACAATGAATGCAGGTATTACAGCGAGTCCAGCAGCTTATGCTACAGGATACCGTTTCCGTATTCGATTGACAAGTGATAATGGGCCAACGCCGACGTATTACTATTCCTTACCAAATGCTAGTAGATTCTCATCATTAGTAGCATTCCAAGGCATTACGTTAGCCTACAATACGCAATATTCTATCGCGGTAGAGTATAGTATATTGAACAACAGTGTAACACAATGGTCAGGATTTGGTTCAGAATGTATCGTTCAAACCCCATTCTTCCCAACTACATCGTTAGTGCCATCACAATGTGGATTGGCTACACCAACGTCGTTAACCCAACAGTTGAACATTACACCTTACCCAGGTTTCCCTAACTATAAAGTTAAGTTAGATGAAATTAGTGGAGAGTCTATTACCAATTCACAAGAAATCGTGATTACTTATTCTAACTTTAGATTAAATCAATTCTCGATTGCACAGTTAGGTAAAAACTACAACGTATCGGTAGCTATTAAATTAAATGGAGTGTTTGGAGATTATTCAACAGCTTGTGATTTATTCACAGCTGCTCCATCAAGAACAGTTAAATTGCCATTTAAAGCTTCGGCCTATCCAAATCCATTTGCCAATAACTTTATGTTAGATGTTACCACTTCAAGTAAATCAGTTGTAGGCGTAAAAGTGTACGATATGGTTGGAAGATTGATAGAACAACGTGAAGTTAGCGTAACGGATTTAGAGAATGCTACTATCGGAGACAGATATCCATCAGGTGTTTACAACGTGGTTGTATCACAAGAGGATAGTATTGAAACCGTAAGGGTAGTTAAGAGATAA